The following is a genomic window from Arthrobacter sp. NicSoilB4.
GCGGTCCGGCAAGGCCCTGGGAAACAAACGCAAGGAGGCCGTGGTGACTTTCCGGCCGGTACCGCATTTGCCCAAGGGCTTCACCGGGGTGGACTCCCCAAACCAGCTGCGGATCGGTTTCGGGCCGGACACCCTGCAGTTCGACGTCGACGTGAACGGCCCCGGCGACATCCTCAGCCTGGACCGCGCCACCCTCAAGGCCGAGCTGAGCGCCTCGGCACTTCTGCCCTACGGGGAGGTCCTGGAGGGCGTCCTGACCGGTGATCCCCTGCTCTCAGTCCGTGCCGACACCGCGGAAGACTGCTGGCGCATCCTGGAGCCCGTCCTCAAGGCCTGGGCGAGGGGCAGCGCGCCGCTGGAGGAGTACGCCGCCGGGAGTGACGGGCCGGAGGGTTGGCCGGACGCTGGGTGAAGCGGCCAGACGCAAAAGCAGGCCGGGTCCCTTTCCAGGGTCCCGGCCCGCTTCGCTGTTTGAAGCTTCGCCGTGTGCAGCTGCTGGCTAGATGGCAGCCGATCCGCGTTCACCGGTGCGGACCCGTACTGCCTCGAACACATCCATCGTCCAGACCTTGCCGTCTCCGGCGCGGCCGGTGTTGGAGCTGGCGATGATGACATCCAGGATGTCGTCCGCCTGTTCATCGGTGGCCAGGACCTCTACCCGGATCTTGGGGAGCAGGTCCACGTTGTACTCGGCGCCGCGGTACACCTCGGTGTAGCCCCGCTGCCGGCCGTAGCCGCTGGCCGCGCTGACCGTGAGGCCCTGCACGCCGTAGGCTTCGAGCCCTTCGCGGATGGTGTCGAGCTTTTCCGGCCGGACGATTGCTGTGATCAGTTTCATGCCTCCACACTTTCCTTGCCTGCGGTCTTCTTGCCATTGGACGACGCGTCCACCGTCTCGGCGGCCGGGGCCGTTGCCGCCTGGGCCTTGCCGGTGATGAGTTCGTGCAGCGGGGTGAAGCTGCCGCCGTGGCCGCCGACACCGAATTCGTAAGCCGTTTCGGCGTGCAGGCTGAGGTCCACGCCCACCACTTCCTGCTCCTGGGAAACCCGGAAGCCCATGGTCTTGTGGATGGCGTAGGCGATGATCGCGGTCATGATTGCGGAGTAGGCGATGGCGATACCGGCCGCTGCGAGCTGGGCCCAGAGCTGGGTGAGTCCGCCGCCGTAGAAGAGGCCGCCGCCGACGCCCTCAACCGGGAGGGCGATGAAGCCCAGTGCCACGGTGCCGATGATGCCGGACACCAGGTGGACACCGACGACGTCGAGCGAATCGTCAAAGCCCCAGCGGAACTTGAGGCCGACGGCGAGGGCGGAAGCCGCACCGGCGACGAGGCCGAGGCACAGTGCGCCGACCGGGCTGACGTTGGCGCAGGCCGGGGTGATGGCAACGAGGCCGGCAACCACACCGGAGGCGGCGCCGAGCGAGGTCGGGTGACCGTCGCGGACGCGCTCCGTGATGAGCCAGCCGAGCATGGCTGCGGCGGGGGCTGCCAGGGTGTTGACCCAGATCAGGCCGCCCTGTTCCGCCGTCGTCGCTGCGCCGCCGTTGAAGCCGAACCAGCCGAACCACAGGATTGCTGCGCCGAGCATCACGAACGGGATGTTGTGCGGGCGGTGGTTGGGGTCCTTGCCGAAGCCCTTGCGGTTGCCGATGATCAGCACGAGGATCAGCGCGGCAACACCGGCGTTGATGTGGACCACCGTGCCGCCGGCGAAGTCAATCGCGGGGCCGAGGGCCTGGCCGATGGCGCCTTCCGGGCCGAACAGCCCGCCGCCCCAGACCATGTAGGCCAGCGGGCAGTACACCAGTGTGACCCAGACCGGGACGAAGACCGTCCAGGCGCCGAACTTGGCGCGGTCAGCGATCGCGCCGCTGATCAGTGCGACGGTGATGATGGCGAAGGTCGCTGCGTAGCCGACCTTGATCAGTCCGTCAGGAGTGTCGATGCCCTCCAGCCCGAAGGTGGCGAACGGGTTCCCGACCATCTGCATGAAGCCCTCGCCGGAGCTCATCGAGGCGCCCCAGAGCACCCAGACCACACCGACCATGCCGATGGAGATGAAACTCATCATCATCATGTTCAGTGCAGCCTTGGCGCGCGTCATGCCGCCGTAGAAAAATGCGAGTCCTGGTGTCATGAACAGCACGAGTGCCGCCGCCACCATCAGCCATACGTGACCTGCGGTAAGTTCCATGGTGCACGTCCTCCCTTGCTTAGATGCGAATCTATGGGTGTTCTTGCGGAGTTCTCCGCATGCCTCAACGCTGTTTGCGTTCTAAGAAGAGTTTGTCCGGGGCGTGTTTCACCGGGAGAGGATTTAGATTGCCGGGTTGTTACAAGAACCTCCCGGAAGTAAATGGTGCAAATCCTTCTTGTTACGGTTATGTTTCATCCGTTCCAAAACCCCCACTCCCGCACTCCCGCACGCCAGCACCGCCAGGAAGCCACCACCATGAGTAAGACCCCCCGTCCCGCGGGTTCCCCGCCGCAGGCCCCTCCCCGGAACACCAGGAAGCCGGTGCTGCCCCGCGACATCAAGGTGATGTTGGTCGCGGCGTTCCTCATCGCCCTCGGTTTCGGCCTCGTGGCCCCCGTGCTCCCCCAGTTCGCCACCACTTTCGGCGTGGGCAACACGGAGGCGGCCATCATCGTGAGCATCTTCGCGTTCATGCGGCTCGTCTTTGCTCCCGCCGGCGGCGCGCTGATCGTGAAGCTCGGGGAACGGCCCGTGTACGTGGCCGGCCTGCTGATTGTCGCGGCGTCGACGGCGGCGTGTGCCTTCGCCCAGGACTACTGGCAGCTGCTGGTCTTCCGGGGCCTGGGCGGCGTGGGCTCGGTGATGTTCACCGTGGCGTCGATGGCCCTGGTCGTCCGGCTGGCGCCTCCCGAAAGCCGGGGCCGGGTCTCGGGGGCCTACGCCTCCGCCTTCCTGATCGGCAATGTCTGCGGGCCGATCGTGGGCGGGCTGCTCGCGAGCTTCGGCCTGCGGGTGCCGTTCCTGGCCTATGCTGCCGCCCTGGTGCTGGCGGCCCTGGTGGTGCAGACCCAGCTCAGCCATGTGCCGGCGGCCTCCCGCCCGGACGGCGGGACTGCGCCGGCGATGGAGCTCCGCGATGCACTCCGGGACAGCGCCTACCGGGCGGGCCTGTTCTCCAGCTTCGCCAACGGCTGGGCAACGTTCGGGGTGCGGATGGCCACGGTGCCGCTCTTCGCCGTCGTGGCTTTGGGCGCCGGGACGGAGTCGGCAGGCTGGGCCCTGGCGGTGTTCGCCGCGGCCAACGCGGTGGCGCTGACGTTTTCCGGCAGGCTCGCGGACAGCCTGGGCCGGAAACCCCTGATGATTTCCGGCCTGCTGGTCACCGGTACCGCAACGGCAGCAATCGGCTTCACACACGAACTGTTGTGGTTCCTGCTGGCCACCGCCGTGGCCGGCGTCGGCTCAGGCCTCCTGGGCCCCGCCCAGCAGGCCGCCATGGCCGACGTGATCGGCAACGAACGCTCCGGGGGCCGGGTGCTCGCCATCTTCCAGATGACGGCCGACAGCGGCGCGATTATCGGCCCGGTGCTGGCAGGGCTCCTCGCGGACCGGCTGGGCTATGGCTGGGCGTTCGGCGTCACCGGCGGTGTGCTCATCGCGGCCGCCGCCGGCTGGCTGATGGCGCGCGAAACCTTCCAGCGCACGGCGCGGCCCGAAGGGCACCGCGCCGCCTGATCAGTTCAGGATGGCGTCGACAAAGTTCTCGGCATCGAACGGAGCGAGGTCATCCGCGCCCTCGCCGAGGCCGATCAGCTTGACCGGGACGCCGAGCGACTTCTGGATGGCCACTACAATGCCGCCCTTGGCCGTGCCGTCCAGCTTGGTCAGGACGATGCCGGTGATGTTCACGACTTCGGCGAAAACCCGGGCCTGGTTCAGGCCGTTCTGGCCGGTGGTCGCGTCCAGAACCAGGAGCACCTCGTCCACTTCGGCGAGCTTCTCGATGACGCGCTTGACCTTGCCGAGCTCGTCCATCAGGCCGGTCTTGTTCTGCAGACGGCCGGCCGTGTCGATCATCACGACGTCGACTTCCTGGTCGATGCCCGCCTTGACCGCTTCATAGGCGACCGACGCCGGGTCCGCACCGTCGACGTCGGACTTCACGGTGGGGACGCCTACACGCTGGCCCCAGGTGGCGAGCTGCTCGGCGGCGGCGGCGCGGAAGGTGTCCGCGGCACCCAACAGGACGTCCTTGTCCTCGGCTACCAAAACGCGGGCGAGCTTGCCCACGGTGGTGGTCTTGCCGACGCCGTTGACGCCCACCACCAGCACGACGGCGGGCTTGTCGGCATGGCGTTCCACGCGGAGGCTGCGATCCATCGTCGGGTCCACGAGCTTGACGAGTTCCTCGCGCAGCAGGGCCTTGACCTGCTCCGGGGACCGGGTCCCCAGCACCTTGACGCGTTCGCGGAGCGCGTCCACGAGCTGCAGGGTCGGTTCGGTTCCCAGATCTGCGAGCAGGAGGGTTTCCTCCACCTCGTCCCAGACGTTCTCGTCGATCTTGTCCGCCGAGAGCAGTGCCAGCAGGCCCTTGCCCAGGATGTTGTTGGACTTGACGAGGCGTTCGCGGAGGCGGATCAGGCGCCCTGCGACCGGCAGCGGCGTCTCCACCGGAACGGTTTCCAGGCCGGCGACGTCGTCCGGGACTTCGACTGTTTCCAGGCCCTCGACGTCGGCCGTGACGTTAGCGTCGTCCGGTGACACGCGTTCACGCACCGGCGCGGGGCGGTCCTCAAGGAGGGTGCCGCCGCCCGCACCCGGCACTACAGGATCGTTCGCGTCACGCTTTCCCGGGTAGTTGGTGATGTTCTTCCGGGTCTTCATCAGGACCGGAATAAGCGCACCGAGGACCACCAGGGCGGC
Proteins encoded in this region:
- a CDS encoding ammonium transporter; translation: MELTAGHVWLMVAAALVLFMTPGLAFFYGGMTRAKAALNMMMMSFISIGMVGVVWVLWGASMSSGEGFMQMVGNPFATFGLEGIDTPDGLIKVGYAATFAIITVALISGAIADRAKFGAWTVFVPVWVTLVYCPLAYMVWGGGLFGPEGAIGQALGPAIDFAGGTVVHINAGVAALILVLIIGNRKGFGKDPNHRPHNIPFVMLGAAILWFGWFGFNGGAATTAEQGGLIWVNTLAAPAAAMLGWLITERVRDGHPTSLGAASGVVAGLVAITPACANVSPVGALCLGLVAGAASALAVGLKFRWGFDDSLDVVGVHLVSGIIGTVALGFIALPVEGVGGGLFYGGGLTQLWAQLAAAGIAIAYSAIMTAIIAYAIHKTMGFRVSQEQEVVGVDLSLHAETAYEFGVGGHGGSFTPLHELITGKAQAATAPAAETVDASSNGKKTAGKESVEA
- a CDS encoding MFS transporter is translated as MSKTPRPAGSPPQAPPRNTRKPVLPRDIKVMLVAAFLIALGFGLVAPVLPQFATTFGVGNTEAAIIVSIFAFMRLVFAPAGGALIVKLGERPVYVAGLLIVAASTAACAFAQDYWQLLVFRGLGGVGSVMFTVASMALVVRLAPPESRGRVSGAYASAFLIGNVCGPIVGGLLASFGLRVPFLAYAAALVLAALVVQTQLSHVPAASRPDGGTAPAMELRDALRDSAYRAGLFSSFANGWATFGVRMATVPLFAVVALGAGTESAGWALAVFAAANAVALTFSGRLADSLGRKPLMISGLLVTGTATAAIGFTHELLWFLLATAVAGVGSGLLGPAQQAAMADVIGNERSGGRVLAIFQMTADSGAIIGPVLAGLLADRLGYGWAFGVTGGVLIAAAAGWLMARETFQRTARPEGHRAA
- the ftsY gene encoding signal recognition particle-docking protein FtsY, giving the protein MNDILPILLPILAALVVLGALIPVLMKTRKNITNYPGKRDANDPVVPGAGGGTLLEDRPAPVRERVSPDDANVTADVEGLETVEVPDDVAGLETVPVETPLPVAGRLIRLRERLVKSNNILGKGLLALLSADKIDENVWDEVEETLLLADLGTEPTLQLVDALRERVKVLGTRSPEQVKALLREELVKLVDPTMDRSLRVERHADKPAVVLVVGVNGVGKTTTVGKLARVLVAEDKDVLLGAADTFRAAAAEQLATWGQRVGVPTVKSDVDGADPASVAYEAVKAGIDQEVDVVMIDTAGRLQNKTGLMDELGKVKRVIEKLAEVDEVLLVLDATTGQNGLNQARVFAEVVNITGIVLTKLDGTAKGGIVVAIQKSLGVPVKLIGLGEGADDLAPFDAENFVDAILN
- a CDS encoding P-II family nitrogen regulator; the encoded protein is MKLITAIVRPEKLDTIREGLEAYGVQGLTVSAASGYGRQRGYTEVYRGAEYNVDLLPKIRVEVLATDEQADDILDVIIASSNTGRAGDGKVWTMDVFEAVRVRTGERGSAAI